Below is a window of Pseudomonadota bacterium DNA.
TGAGGCTTACGCCTGAAATCGATATGGCAGGGGACGGCGATATCGCAGAGGGGGGAGTGGGGGTGTGCGGCAAATTCCCAGTTCCTACGCCGGCATTAACCGGATCAGGTTTCGGGGTCGTTGGCGGCGCCAACCTCTCAGCCGAAATGGCTCCCCCCGAGAAGAATATGACTATGTCCGACTGGTGCGGCAGGCGCAAGGCCAATCCAGCGGATTCTCTCGGTTTTCGGGGCGGTGCCGCGAGTAATTATTACATATACGCATAATCATACTTGACATATATTCGTATCATGCATAAATAGGGGGGAGACGAAACGAATCTAGGAGAGTGGACATGGCAACCAATTCGGCGAAAGTTTATCAGGAACTCAGTATCCCGCCGCTGCGCGCTGAAAGCCGCATCGCGCTCGAAAGCTTCCTGCCCTATCAGCTCTCCGTCATCGCCAGCCGTGTAAGCCGCGGTTTGGCCCGGCTTTATGCCGTGCGCTTCGATTTGACCGTTCAGGAATGGCGTATCATGACCGTATTGGGACGCTTTCCCGGGGTTTGCGCCAATGAGGTCGGCGAACTGACGGCGATGGACAAGGTGCGGGTCAGTCGCGGTGTGGCGCGGTTGTTACAGTTTGAGCGCGTCCGCCGTGATTCAGACCCCAGCGACCGGCGCCGCTCCAAGCTCTATCTCAGCGATAGCGGGCGCGAGGTCTATGACCAGATCGTGCCGGTGGCACGTGCCTATCAGGACAAGCTGGTAGCCGATCTCGACAGCGCCGAGATGCGCTTACTGGAGACACTGCTGGCCAAGATCGAGAGCGGTGTTGCCGCAATTGGCAAGGAGGGCTTCGGCCTGGCCTCCGGCCTCGATACCGCGGCGCACACACGCGGGCGCTTTAACGGTCATTAGGTAGGCGTCCCTGTAGGCGCCGGATATATCGCCAAGAGACTAAAGTAACACGGAAACAGCCGCTCTTCCGTCCCCCGGCTCCTAGCCGTCTATAGGGAAGCACCGGTTCCTTGGCGTGAGAGGACAATAAATTCGCTATACGCATATTAACCAAGTTATGTTATTCGTGTACGGCAAGGTGATTCGCGAGACCACGCGTGAGACCAGGCGTCAAATTAGGCGCGAGACCAGGAGTGTATAGCGATGGAAATGGCGTTTGCCGCGAGAATACAGGCGTTGCGCGAGGGCCTCGGGATGACCCAGGCCAAGTTCGCCAAAGCCCTGGTTGTGAGCCAGGGCGCGGTGTCGCGCTGGGAACAGGGCAAACATGCGCCGAGCGAGCATATGCTGGCCAAAATAGCCGCGCTCGCCGGGATGACATCTGCCGAACTCAGATATGGCGCCAGCTATGCGCCGCCCAGCTATGCGCCGGCGAGTGATGAAATGCCGGGCGCAGCCCCCGGCGGCACAGCAGACGGCACAGCAGACGGAAACAGCCGCCCGCTCGCCATCCGCTCCAAACGCGTGCGCCGCCGCGTTACCGACCTGCTTGAGGATTGCGTCATCAAGGCGCGCTCATCGGGTAAAGCCGATGTCGCCACAGCCCTCGAAGTGATCCTCGATAAATGCTGGGCCGACGCAGCACACTACCGAAAACATCTGCGCGAAAAAGATAAAACCAATAAACAAATAGCTAGCTAAATAATATTGAGCGAAATCCGCCCGACTCAGCCAAACACCTCCCATTGGGCATCAGTCATGGCATAGCGGGCGTAGCGGAAATCGCGGATAAAGCCTAGCTCCCGGCCGCGAAACTCCAGCAGGATAAAATAGGCCGGTTTGCTGCCGGCGTGCTCCAGGTCAAAGGCCAGGATTGCGCCGCGACCCTCCACCAGCCCCGGCATCATCCGCCAATCGCGCCGCTTCGAATAATTGCCAAAATAATTTCCGATCTGCTGGCGCCCGGTTTCCCGTACACGGCCTACCAGTTCCAGCCGCACTTCGGCGGACAGCATGTCTCTTAGCTTATCAAAATTATGATCGTTGAAATGTTGGGCATAGAGGCCGAGCCGCTGCCGTTCTTCTCGTGTGAGCGGCGATGAATCCGCCGCCGAGGCGGTCTCGCCGCGTTTCAAGTTTTCCCGGCCGCGGTGCAGGGAAGCCTTAACCGACGCGATGCTGCTATCGGTCAGATTGGCGACCTCACCCG
It encodes the following:
- a CDS encoding MarR family winged helix-turn-helix transcriptional regulator, which gives rise to MATNSAKVYQELSIPPLRAESRIALESFLPYQLSVIASRVSRGLARLYAVRFDLTVQEWRIMTVLGRFPGVCANEVGELTAMDKVRVSRGVARLLQFERVRRDSDPSDRRRSKLYLSDSGREVYDQIVPVARAYQDKLVADLDSAEMRLLETLLAKIESGVAAIGKEGFGLASGLDTAAHTRGRFNGH
- a CDS encoding helix-turn-helix transcriptional regulator, with product MEMAFAARIQALREGLGMTQAKFAKALVVSQGAVSRWEQGKHAPSEHMLAKIAALAGMTSAELRYGASYAPPSYAPASDEMPGAAPGGTADGTADGNSRPLAIRSKRVRRRVTDLLEDCVIKARSSGKADVATALEVILDKCWADAAHYRKHLREKDKTNKQIAS
- a CDS encoding sigma-70 family RNA polymerase sigma factor, with protein sequence MANADTQPISQTTFEQALPELRPEIHRYCSRMTGSVIDGEDVLQIACMKAFEALKRGDQVTNLRAWLFRIAHNVTLDYLRGKKRDKAMLNATMPAAETVPQAVMRSEVADSLRPFLALPPRQRSTVIFRDILGYTAGEVANLTDSSIASVKASLHRGRENLKRGETASAADSSPLTREERQRLGLYAQHFNDHNFDKLRDMLSAEVRLELVGRVRETGRQQIGNYFGNYSKRRDWRMMPGLVEGRGAILAFDLEHAGSKPAYFILLEFRGRELGFIRDFRYARYAMTDAQWEVFG